From the Perca flavescens isolate YP-PL-M2 chromosome 21, PFLA_1.0, whole genome shotgun sequence genome, one window contains:
- the LOC114548415 gene encoding endonuclease domain-containing 1 protein, giving the protein MSRPSALAAAVLAFSGCWCICAADVGDFAPCLQFFYKSWPPKGLAGTPICQRYYNQYRFATLYSRPRRSPWFSAYVYSVPAGKRPTACWKFEPQLAYPGAEGSMIPFPPGPVDQNVVDSQAVELDYINSTYSRGHMNPSLHHQSHEDRAATFTLTNVVPQKAGSNDGPWEVLEWTINKTLEAYCLGEAYVVTGVIPYRIDERWLKDHRVAVPEYIWSAYCCPNYNNSLPEELKDAFPTYAAIGRNDRNSSEEIVPVSQTAKKQFRGYDVRQMPLETLEVYLKDRFNTVVSVFYEQCG; this is encoded by the exons ATGTCCCGTCCCTCCGCCCTGGCTGCGGCCGTCCTGGCCTTCTCTGGATGCTGGTGCATATGTGCAGCTGATGTCGGGGATTTTGCTCCGTGCCTGCAGTTCTTCTACAAGTCTTGGCCTCCCAAAGGTCTGGCGGGGACCCCGATCTGCCAACGTTATTACAACCAGTACCGCTTCGCCACACTGTACAGTCGGCCGCGGCGCTCTCCGTGGTTCTCGGCCTATGTGTACTCGGTCCCGGCAGGAAAGAGACCCACCGCGTGTTGGAAGTTTGAGCCCCAG CTAGCCTACCCAGGAGCCGAGGGCAGCATGATCCCCTTCCCTCCGGGCCCTGTGGACCAGAACGTGGTGGACAGCCAGGCGGTGGAGCTGGACTACATCAACTCCACCTATTCCCGTGGCCACATGAACCCAAGCCTCCACCACCAGAGCCACGAGGACCGCGCCGCCACCTTCACCCTTACCAACGTGGTTCCTCAGAAGGCAGGCTCTAACGACGGGCCCTGGGAAGTCCTGGAGTGGACCATCAACAAAACCTTGGAGGCCTACTGTCTCGGAGAGGCTTACGTAGTGACCGGCGTCATCCCTTACCGGATCGACGAGCGCTGGCTCAAGGATCATCGCGTGGCCGTGCCCGAGTACATTTGGTCCGCCTACTGCTGCCCGAACTACAACAACAGTCTTCCAGAAGAACTGAAGGATGCTTTCCCCACGTACGCAGCCATCGGCCGCAACGACCGCAACAGCAGCGAGGAGATTGTGCCCGTCAGCCAGACGGCTAAGAAACAGTTCAGAGGATATGATGTCAGACAAATGCCGCTGGAGACACTCGAGGTGTATCTGAAGGACCGGTTCAACACTGTAGTCAGTGTTTTCTACGAGCAGTGCGGATAA
- the LOC114548395 gene encoding DELTA-stichotoxin-Hcr4a, which produces MSESAEEVAASLKSRRNVTIEITNLTNSYCLIEPRVFLESGCCVSPPQPTVRPLKTEVCNFSKTGVKATGAVGVLTYDLFERNSNSAKEKIAIMFSVPYDYNMYKNWMALGIYNVDKECNEALYKEMYYSKEQTGFVRQEARGSGLTFEGKTLDIKATMSPMGKAMLKLEVWDKLFTPMMQQQSY; this is translated from the exons ATGAGCGAATCAGCGGAGGAGGTGGCCGCCAGCCTCAAAAGCCGAAGAAATGTCACCATTGAGATCACAAACCTCACCAATAGCTACTGCCTAATTGAACCCAG AGTTTTCCTGGAAAGTGGCTGCTGCGTGAGCCCGCCCCAGCCCACCGTGCGCCCGCTGAAAACCGAGGTGTGCAACTTCAGCAAGACCGGCGTCAAAGCCACCGGGGCTGTGGGGGTCCTGACCTACGACCTGTTTGAGAGGAACAGCAACAGCGCCAAAGAGAAAATAGCCATAATGTTCTCCGTGCCCTACGACTACAACATGTACAAGAACTGGATGGCCTTGGGAATCTACAACGTCGACAAAGAGTGCAACGAGGCTCTGTATAAAGAGATGTATTACAGCAAAGAGCAGACAGGCTTCGTGAGGCAGGAGGCCCGGGGCTCGGGCCTCACGTTTGAGGGCAAGACCTTGGACATCAAGGCGACCATGTCCCCGATGGGCAAGGCCATGTTGAAGTTAGAGGTGTGGGACAAACTCTTCACCCCAATGATGCAACAGCAATCGTACTAA
- the LOC114548675 gene encoding bryoporin produces MPKTAESHSVTIPTNRNCTVEITNVSSVFCLVNPKVHMESGFVFDPPQPTVRTTKTEVCSFTKDDNTASGAVGILTYEMFDMRNRNCNEIVAIMFSVPFDYNFYKNWLGVGTFEHTRACDNKLFDHMYKGKDFTNFVRQEANGSGVTFKGHMVDVRACMSNEGKAMIKVELYDKMGR; encoded by the exons ATGCCCAAGACTGCAGAGTCCCACTCCGTCACCATCCCCACCAACCGCAACTGCACCGTAGAGATCACCAATGTCAGCTCCGTCTTCTGTCTCGTCAACCCAAA GGTGCACATGGAAAGTGGCTTCGTCTTCGACCCTCCACAGCCGACCGTGCGCACCACCAAGACCGAGGTGTGCTCCTTCACCAAGGACGACAACACGGCGTCGGGCGCCGTCGGCATCCTGACCTACGAGATGTTCGACATGCGCAACCGCAACTGCAACGAAATAGTCGCCATCATGTTCTCGGTGCCGTTTGACTACAACTTCTACAAGAACTGGCTGGGGGTGGGCACGTTTGAGCACACGCGAGCCTGCGACAACAAGCTGTTTGATCACATGTACAAGGGAAAGGATTTCACCAACTTTGTGCGCCAGGAGGCCAACGGCTCCGGGGTGACGTTCAAGGGGCACATGGTGGACGTGAGGGCCTGCATGTCCAACGAGGGCAAGGCCATGATCAAAGTGGAGCTGTATGACAAGATGGGCAGATGA